The DNA sequence GTCTTCTGCAGTTTTAAAGCGTTCATCAACttcatcgattttttttttaatgtaacacGTCGAAAATGTTTCCAACTTTTGTCTTACCGCACTCGTCAATAGAGTTTGTCGCTGCGAGTGCCTTTCGCCTACCCGATTGTTTCACGAAAGTTTGAAATTGCAACTCGTAAGCCGTGCTTTATGCTGGCCCAAGGGTCAGGGCGGAGGGCGAACTGTAAAGTATTGCCCCGTGTAACACGGTGCATGCATCTTGGATGGCCGGTGCTGTATCCCGGACGCGAGGAATGCCGACAATGCTCGGAAAAATTGGAAGGAACGAAGGAAAAGCGAACAAGAAAGCCATGGACAGGCTGATTTAGCGGATATTCGAAAGAAAACGTGGAAATTAGATTTGGAGGGTAGAAGCTTTACTCGATATTTATTCGCTCGCAGTTTACTTTCAGACTGCTAAATTTTAGTTAATCGATCTTTGGCGATTCCATCGCACGTACCTCGCcgcaaattttgttttcgcgTGCCTGAAACTCTGCTGCACGCGAAACTGTATCGCGCGCACTCGCGCCACGACCCTTGGCTTTGTTTCGCGGTCGCGTTATTACGTAGGgcagcgcgaaagaaaaatgacgAAATTGAATTTCGTGGTCTTAATACTTAAACAGAATTCTCGCGCGTTTTGCACGCGGAGCACGGGGTTCTTTGTCAACGTGCGTAGCGAGAAGGATATTTTACGTCCTTTCTTCTTAGCCGGGCGATCGATAGGGTTCATGAATCTATCCAAACCTTTCGGGGTGGAGATAAATCTTCTCGATCTCCTCTCgatatttccttctttttatttcttttttttttttcttttctctttctccctctccctaCCCTTCTCTTGCTGTCCTCAATGCGTGCCGATCGTTTTCTGTCTCACGGACGTGATCTATCGGCGGATCTCCGATGATACGATCGAGTTTGCGCTCGCGGACTGCGCCACGGGGACGACGAACTAGGGCATCAAGATACGGTCGCACGTGATTATCCGCAGTCCAACGTTCGTTTCGGAAATTCGGCGACGTACGCGCGCGCCGTATCGTTTGCGGTTAAAAATTCGTGACCTTTTATTTAGCgcgtgagatttttttttttttccacgacgATGGTATCGCAATCGCCTTTTGACATGTGGTATTAATTAaaggaataattaaacgaaCCTTCGCACTGCGCTGTTGCGGAGTAATAAATGTGTTGTATCCGAAATGAACGAGGCTTCGCGATGAAAGTCGTGCCGTTTCGGCCGGTCGAAAATTAGCCGAATACACGGTCCCCCAGTCCTCGTGAATAGCTCGAACTTCGCCGTGTCATAAAACTGTCGTGCTATTGCACGCCGCGATTGCATCCGCTCGCAATGAaccgcgtgcgcgcgatcgaaaTATGCGCTCAGCCATTCATTATGAACATCGAGTGAGTTTTATTAATCGGCGGTTGTGGCGGCCGGGGGAGgtggaggggagggaggggtaAAGGGGTTTCAGAGTTTCCTCGTTTGCACATTGGAAACTAAACTATAACGCGCGGCTTGTGCCGTGGAAGCGCTGTCATTGTCGCCGGCGCCGACAGACACCACGCCGACTGTCGCGTCGTTGGTTAGCGGAGACAATGCCCACGGCGAGGCACAATGTGCCGCGACGATATAACAGACCGTGAGATACAAAAGCCGCGGACGCGAACCCACTCGTTTAAAACGCTTACGTCGATCCCCCTGGTTCCCTACTTCGCCCGTCCTCACCTTCGCTTCCTTTCGGAACGCGGCTGATACATGATAGTCGTCCACACGTCACGCTGATATGCAAGATATTTCTGACGTCAGTTacaaattgaataaaaaaaagcgccGTTATTATACAACTATAATACgctaaaatttttgttacgcCTGTGTAGCTTTGATTTATACTGAGGGCACGCGGAAACGTTTACGGTCTTCTCGAACGGATCTTAGAGAGGCTATAATTTTGATGAGAGCAAGCAGAGACGTGTGGGTTGTAATGAAAAGTAACAGCCGcaggaaaattgaaatttttgaTGAAGGCCCTGAAGGACTCGGCCGACTTTTGAATGACAGCTTAAATAGATAgccttctttttttagaaaacgaGCGTTCGTCCCATCTTTTcagaccaaaaaaaaaaaaggagagctTTGAAAAATCTCTCTTTTATATGAGTACTTACAAAAGCCTTTTTTATCTGCAGTAAAATAGGCAAGAGAATttgtagaatattaattactgcATGTAGTTTATCATGCATTATGttggacaataaaatattgataaatctTTTGACGATTAATGTGTCAATACgttaagatttaaattatcacgTAATTTATCGTGTCGAATAATACATTCCAAATGAATCGGGCAATTGCCACAGCGAGATCtctgctttctctctctctttatctctatttctctttctctctctcttcttctcccaGCTGAATATTTCAGCATTAATCAACAGAGATTCTCATGAAGCGTGCAACCGGTTGACAAAATATTTCGACGTGTTGTACGTACATTCTGTGTTCACGGATCCGAAAATCCCGTCTGGAAATGAGTATCGAAATCTAACGGGTTGCACGCTAGTTCAGTTTTCACAttttgcatgttttttttttttcttttttttttatcgcgcgcgaacgcggaaATTCGATCCACATGGCGACGTTTCACGTTGCGAATTCCGCAAATATGTCGCGAGCATATTGGTTCGaggtataaatttaaacgtttattgaaaattataaagcgtAGTTAGTTGGCGAATTGccgatataatttttgaagTAATATTTGAAGTATAATTGTAAGAAGCGCAGTTCGACGATTGtcgatttcaatttctttgAGTGAAATTTAACATATCaaccaataaaaaatttttttatagaaaaatgttaagtGTAGAACTGATTTTCTTCGATCGACTGAATAGTTTTGGAAAAAAACAATACTTCTTGGAAGTAACGTCGATATACTTGTATATGCAGGTATTCGCATTACGTACAAGTGTAATATATTCACgcaaatatatgtaaattatttcattatcaaTTATGTATTTACGTGCGTATGGAAAACAACGTCTGcgttatatatctttttttctttttggttcAAGCGTATTTATTAGCATGACGTCGTAACGGCACATATTAACGCAAATTAGCAAACTTTTcaaatatctaattaatatcttataatctacaaaatctttaaaaagttaatacaTTCAACCCATTAAAAAGTACATCGCGAAATTTGTTTAACTCAAAGCTAAAAGACTTACAACAAAGTtgtaaaaaggaaatattaaataaacttagAACTAGAGCACGGAATGCAAACGTATAATAAGTACATtgcaaaaatcaattttaacaacttgttaatgttaaaattattataattaaaccaAGAAACAAACTGATTATTTCAATAGCaagttgaataaattatatgagaaaagttatttttaaaaatgatgtACGTTTAACACGGCGCAAGTAGCCGTGacacttataaatttttatgttaacaaaaaacgatttaaaaataactaaatttaGTAGCTTCTGTTACTTAACTGTTAGATTTCTTATTTCATGACATTAAACTGATATTAATCCTGTAGTACAAAATGTGTGGAgcaataaaacaattaattcaattttattaaatgatacaTTTCTTATACTTTcttgcgaaattaatttcttttttattgctgcattttatattagtaataattttctacgcACCGGTTCTCCATTAAgttatttttgtttcgaaCTTCATTTATGTAATCATACTTAGTAATCACACTTATTAATTATCCCATCTTCTTAATTATTCTTGTTAATTAGTTGAGAAGATTTCGCAATTAGTTTatactttgttttattatccattaattttattgcaaaatagtaaaaaaaaatagtgcaGAATGATTTTACTGAAATTACATTCAAGCCGGAACTACATTAATTTCTAAGTTCGAAGTTCATCGCTCGTTGGTTTAAATACTAGGGCAGTGATTGTTATATGGCAGAATCGATTTAGCGTTCCGAAGAGAATCATTAAAGCCATAGAATCATAAGTAAAGTAAAGCAAGttactatatatataataagtTTAACAAGTTTGATATTCTCTTGTATTGtgataatacatttatatattattgtgaCACTGATTACGTTTTTTCTACAATGGGGATAATAGAactgtataattatttgttcgATGAATTGTCGGGTGagtgattctttttttttcttgttaagTTTATTCATGTTTCTAATATATAATAGTAGctattttttactttagaaatttagtgtaattattaaaataatcagaaaaaaaagaatagtacatttgttattaaaatagaaaatcgtTATAATATCGTATACTTGAAAGTACTGATCACAAAAAATCTTATTGAAAAGAGATGtggcaaataatattttatttcatatgcGATAagttatcttattttatattatatttttgcagtTCCACAAACTCGTGAGTGGTTTTTCGTATCCTCGGTGTTTCCACTAATGTTAATAACTCTcggatatttatattttgttcttTACGCTGGTCCTCGTTACATGAAAAATCGACCGCCATATAACTTGAGAAACttcgtattaatttatgaCATAATTCAAATTCTGGTAAACGCATGGTTTGTGAAAGAACATTTTACCGCTGGTTGGAGTGCAGTACTTGcgaaatatcaatttatatgTGGGAAACGTACAATACTGGATCTGAATGCGATAAGAGTAATACTTTAtagtatttaataatggtATTATCGAATCGAAAGATTTATTGAAAAGCCTTTATAGAACTTTTGCCAATAagtacaataataaatttaatttttagcttGTAATACGCGTTTATAATTTCTCCGCGTTTTGTATAATAAGTTTTTCAAAGAACGATTAATCaagttcttttaattttttttatatttagcttattatcgttaatatttaCGCGGACGGTGCGTATCTATTATCTTATCAATTGCAATACTTTATacattgtatataatatttttgtttcagctAATAGATATAGTATGGTGGTTGATTTTTCTGAAACTTTTTGATTACGTCGAAACCTGCATATTCGTGttgagaaagaaacaaaatcagGTTTCCACTTTGCACGTGTATCATCATGTATCTAATGTGGTATTTTTATGGTATTACTTAAAGTACGTTTTGGATGAAAGGGCAACGTTTATCTCGATGTTTAATTGCGCCGTGCATGtaattatgtacatatactATTTCATCGCTGCATGGAAGCCGAATCTTCAACCAATGTTGTCTCCGTTTAAAcgatttttaactaaattacaGATGGCAAGTATCAATATaatgaattataataattatattcatgTTTGTGGCATTTCagtttttaatacttttatttttttttacatgaaaTTAGGGTCAATTTGTCTTGATGATAATATTTCTGTTGCAAACCGCAAATCCTAAGTGTGAAACACCACGGGGGACATCTGTACTACCTTTCTTTattggaaatttatttgtatttctatacttattttatgatttttataagaaaaattatacacCTACGCAAAAAAAGacgaattaatattgtattatttaaacgatataattaatttatcaaattaataattaagtaataaatattttttgataatatttaatttttaatatacctttaattattatattcatttaaaatatttatcgacgTGTGAATCGTCTATTCACTAAATTGATTAacttcgcaaaaaaaaaaatttaaaaaaataaaaaaaaaataaaaaaaagaaaaactttaatttaaaactaaaaaaatgttaaaacgtGGAGTTAATCGCTGTAGCTTCTGAACAGCTATTATAATCTATTTTGTAAATACTTTGTTCAAGaatgttacatattttaaataaaataaatgctatTTTTAagttatgaatattttaatcacttaatatgtatttaatagtacctataatattacatacgttattaatatattaccttaataagttaattaaaaataaatatataattataagcttttatttttcactaATTAATAAAGACTTAAAGTaacaagaaagagagaaacacttaaatagatatataaaacTATACGCTTTTAAgtttatgtttaaataatttaaatacacatACACTCTGTACAATTAAATGTGAATGGCTAATAAGTATTGCCCTATTTATACttagtattaattattcggaTTTCTTAAGCTTAACGgaaattcattttaattttacaaagtcATTTACTTACGTTAGTGAtgacttttatttatctccaTTCTATGTTTATGTAAAGGTTTGCACTTTGctgcatacatatatttgttgttgaatatgataaatttgtatttattagtTAACATTTAACATCGTATAATTTTAGATTgtttaacatattaataacgaaattgCGTAAAGTAGAAATTTGCTCTTGTTGCCTCGTACATTTTGAAAAGAGCATTTAACAATGgacgttgaaataaaattggtcGGACAGAATTTTGAAACGAAACGGGAGTGCTAATGTGAATTGACACGCAAGTACGCGCGTaaaaacagaatattaattaagaagagATTTTTAATAGCAATCAGTTGCATTTGTTGTTTATTGCACgtggttaaaaaattatcttgattattaaaacttaatttcaaCACGTTTCTCGGACATCTacttattatttcttacaaataataatataattgataagGAATGCAAGTTACTTTATctattcctttttctttttaatatgtattcgCTTTAAATATCAGAATGTAAAAGTATAtcaagttaaaatatattaggattttttaagagaaattattaatgtagtTAAGcgatattaacaattaattttgtaaaccAAAAATGTCACATACCTGATGCACCAAGTTTGACATTAACTATCAAGTATGTGCTACCGACATATATCACGTTTGTCGGCCGAGAGTTTACCGATCTAGTCGAACTCTACAACTATCCGAACGTCGTGCACATTACCGATTGCGATTAAATCGGGTAATATACTTTGTAAAgagttaatattatataaacgaCAATATAAGGGTCGGATTAAATTGACAGTGAAATTACGATACTGTTTGCCGTAAATAGTAAAAGTAACAGTCGTAGATATCTATACTTTCTGCATTtcttgtatatttaaatttctttaccgATTTTTACTTGTTGAAgttgtaatacttttttaaatttattaaaacaaaaaagttttttttttaataatatttataacgattattaataagtaactaatacatttaataatacaataaagataaagattattttctgCTTAGGGAGGTTTCTGCTACAGGAGTAAATTGTGATGAGttcttttat is a window from the Cardiocondyla obscurior isolate alpha-2009 linkage group LG01, Cobs3.1, whole genome shotgun sequence genome containing:
- the LOC139101409 gene encoding very long chain fatty acid elongase AAEL008004-like, which codes for MGIIELYNYLFDELSVPQTREWFFVSSVFPLMLITLGYLYFVLYAGPRYMKNRPPYNLRNFVLIYDIIQILVNAWFVKEHFTAGWSAVLAKYQFICGKRTILDLNAIRLIDIVWWLIFLKLFDYVETCIFVLRKKQNQVSTLHVYHHVSNVVFLWYYLKYVLDERATFISMFNCAVHVIMYIYYFIAAWKPNLQPMLSPFKRFLTKLQMGQFVLMIIFLLQTANPKCETPRGTSVLPFFIGNLFVFLYLFYDFYKKNYTPTQKKTN